A stretch of Sinimarinibacterium sp. NLF-5-8 DNA encodes these proteins:
- the der gene encoding ribosome biogenesis GTPase Der, which produces MIEKLPTLVLVGRPNVGKSTLFNYLTGTRDALVADLPGLTRDRQYGTGKFEQHHFVVVDTGGLMPESQDPLAELAEDQARMALDEADHILFVVDSQAGLTPSDSLIARELRKRGKPLTLLANKAEGREKASAQADFFQLGLGDPLPISAEKGQGVAAVLRKVLADFAPVELPEEDEEGPIRVAIIGRPNVGKSTLINRLLGEDRVLAANVPGTTRDAISVAFEYDGQAYQLIDTAGVRRRARVWEGVEKLSIVKTLQAIERAHVVIAIIDAQGDIGEQDARLLGLVAQRGRAMILAVNKWDGLSAADRERAKYQVELKMPFLDYAPTLYISALHGSGLREVMEAVQVAHAATMRELPTAEVTRVLEEAVQAHQPPAVLGRRIKLRYAHQGGKNPPRIVVHGNQTDKLPEAYKRYLANRFRAAFKLVGVPLLLSFKTSDNPYKDKKNQLSGRQIKKRRRLMARVKGR; this is translated from the coding sequence ATGATCGAAAAATTACCCACACTGGTGCTGGTGGGGCGGCCTAATGTCGGCAAATCCACATTATTCAACTACCTCACCGGCACCCGGGACGCATTGGTTGCCGACTTGCCCGGCTTGACCCGCGACCGTCAATACGGCACCGGCAAGTTTGAACAGCATCACTTCGTGGTGGTGGATACCGGCGGGCTGATGCCTGAGTCCCAGGACCCGTTGGCTGAACTGGCAGAAGATCAGGCGCGGATGGCGCTGGACGAAGCCGACCATATCTTGTTTGTGGTGGACAGCCAGGCCGGGCTGACGCCATCCGACAGTCTGATCGCGCGCGAACTGCGCAAGCGCGGCAAGCCACTGACGCTTTTGGCCAACAAGGCCGAAGGCCGCGAAAAAGCCAGTGCCCAGGCCGATTTTTTTCAGCTGGGCCTGGGTGATCCACTGCCGATTTCAGCCGAAAAAGGCCAGGGCGTTGCCGCCGTTCTGCGCAAGGTACTGGCAGACTTTGCACCCGTTGAGTTGCCTGAAGAAGACGAAGAAGGGCCGATCCGGGTGGCCATCATTGGCCGCCCCAATGTTGGCAAATCAACGCTGATCAACCGCCTGCTCGGTGAAGATCGGGTACTGGCCGCCAACGTCCCCGGCACCACCCGCGATGCTATCAGCGTGGCGTTTGAATACGACGGCCAGGCTTATCAGCTGATCGACACTGCCGGTGTGCGCCGCCGCGCGCGCGTCTGGGAGGGCGTGGAAAAGCTCTCCATCGTCAAAACCTTGCAAGCCATCGAGCGCGCGCACGTGGTGATCGCCATCATCGATGCCCAGGGCGACATTGGTGAACAGGACGCGCGCTTGCTGGGGCTGGTGGCCCAGCGTGGGCGCGCGATGATTCTGGCGGTCAACAAATGGGATGGCCTGTCCGCCGCCGACCGTGAGCGCGCCAAGTATCAGGTCGAGCTGAAAATGCCGTTTTTGGACTACGCGCCAACGCTGTACATCTCGGCGCTGCATGGCTCCGGGCTGCGCGAGGTGATGGAGGCGGTGCAAGTGGCGCACGCCGCCACCATGCGTGAACTGCCCACCGCCGAGGTCACCCGCGTGCTGGAAGAAGCGGTGCAGGCGCACCAGCCGCCAGCGGTTTTGGGACGCCGGATCAAGCTGCGCTACGCCCACCAGGGCGGTAAAAACCCGCCGCGCATCGTCGTCCACGGCAACCAGACCGATAAGCTGCCGGAAGCCTATAAACGCTATTTGGCCAACCGCTTCCGCGCTGCGTTCAAGCTGGTCGGGGTGCCATTGTTGCTGAGCTTCAAAACCAGCGATAACCCGTACAAAGACAAGAAAAATCAACTCAGCGGACGGCAAATCAAAAAACGCCGGCGGCTGATGGCGCGAGTCAAGGGACGCTGA
- a CDS encoding FimV/HubP family polar landmark protein: MKRTLAGLAAMTPMLWAGSAAALGLGELDVASRLNQRFEASIALNDVTASTLSGVRVALAPASEFARVGLERSAFLTGLQFSVIGGSTPRVVIRSDQLAREPVMSLLLEISDGQSRVVREYTVMLDPPDYQPPVSRVPLPSAAPTAQASPIPAAAAPEAVSAPVVTATAIPTVAADASTHFFEPDRVTTRSDSPAFFEPDTRPPTTAPTQFFEDSGNARKASETAADAAGAARAPASEYGPIGAGQTLWNIAQRVQPANVGMDQVMLALYNANPHAFENGRITQLKRGVTLQVPSAEAMRSVSAAAARTQIQRLRQPHQGAPATPRKATPTPTPVPTPVPTPVPTAIPTATAAPTADPSPAPAATPTQASQAIDGSAQAPDHAGVDESTLPPSATAPVTEPATSEDVLRADEDAGFLSARDANEAATSRGITDDGAAPVRRQRMQSQNEPSLIETLLIPLIVGLLTLALVALGMSRLLARRRKSVGEPAPEATADTPPPAPEPIAAAPAAMPAAEALADHDDDLDNFTKTVLLDANALNQPAPSETGDLPAAPPPETDLTDQFAMQTVELDLNDNDPLSEADFHIAYGLFDEAARILEEGIARQPKRMELRTKLAEAYFAGGKAEEFERLAAVLRHEASAEQWQKIVEMGRRIAPQSALFADLPTLDGDAVPDADASAIETPPAPSPEPQASFQAALQAELQAQPQAQGSVLSEPPASAAPEKATPAGEPMLDFDLSDFEVPTVEAPDALSLKSDLHSDHALDFDLSDFDLSAPSATPEAAVVHDDGATVDLDLSDFDLTPPHPPEAERPDHDRLQWQDEPALELPSADAPATGLDTAGLDTAGLDDLSLEPSPEMATDAAAPTLSLDDIDLDALSVAPELADVDAAAVPASDAAALSLDDVDLDALDPGFSAGASGDSAEAETKLELARAYVDMGDAEMARSLLDEVIIQGNDQQRASARGLIAQLG, translated from the coding sequence ATGAAGCGCACGCTTGCGGGGTTGGCGGCGATGACGCCGATGCTCTGGGCTGGCTCGGCGGCGGCACTGGGGCTGGGCGAACTTGATGTCGCTTCACGGCTGAATCAGCGTTTTGAGGCCAGTATCGCCCTGAATGATGTCACTGCCAGCACACTGTCCGGTGTGCGTGTGGCATTGGCGCCCGCCAGCGAGTTTGCCCGGGTCGGTCTTGAGCGCTCGGCGTTTTTGACAGGATTACAGTTCTCGGTGATCGGCGGCAGCACGCCGCGCGTGGTCATCCGCAGCGATCAGCTCGCGCGCGAGCCGGTGATGAGCCTGCTGCTGGAAATCAGCGACGGGCAAAGTCGGGTGGTACGGGAATACACGGTCATGCTCGATCCGCCCGACTACCAGCCACCGGTGAGTCGTGTGCCGCTGCCCAGTGCCGCGCCGACGGCGCAGGCCAGTCCAATTCCTGCAGCCGCCGCGCCGGAGGCGGTGTCGGCACCGGTTGTCACGGCCACGGCCATCCCCACAGTGGCTGCGGACGCATCCACCCATTTTTTCGAGCCGGATCGTGTCACGACCCGCAGCGACTCACCGGCCTTTTTTGAACCGGATACACGACCGCCCACTACGGCGCCGACGCAGTTTTTTGAAGACTCCGGCAACGCCCGGAAAGCCTCTGAAACCGCGGCAGATGCTGCGGGTGCCGCGCGCGCGCCTGCTTCCGAATACGGACCGATTGGTGCCGGGCAAACCCTTTGGAATATTGCGCAGCGCGTGCAACCGGCAAATGTCGGCATGGATCAAGTGATGCTGGCGCTGTACAACGCCAACCCACATGCGTTTGAAAATGGCCGCATCACCCAGCTCAAGCGTGGCGTCACGCTGCAAGTGCCGTCAGCCGAGGCCATGCGCAGTGTCAGTGCTGCCGCCGCGCGCACGCAGATCCAGCGGTTACGTCAGCCGCACCAAGGGGCACCGGCAACACCGCGCAAAGCAACGCCGACCCCCACGCCCGTTCCCACACCTGTTCCTACGCCTGTTCCCACGGCCATCCCTACGGCCACAGCCGCGCCCACGGCTGATCCATCACCGGCGCCTGCGGCCACGCCCACGCAGGCATCGCAAGCCATCGATGGATCTGCACAGGCGCCTGATCATGCCGGCGTGGATGAGTCCACTTTGCCGCCATCGGCAACGGCGCCGGTAACGGAACCGGCAACGTCCGAAGATGTCTTGCGTGCAGATGAGGATGCCGGGTTTTTGTCTGCTCGGGATGCCAACGAAGCTGCGACCTCCCGGGGCATTACCGATGACGGTGCTGCGCCGGTTCGGCGGCAGCGTATGCAGTCGCAAAACGAGCCGAGCCTGATCGAAACACTGCTGATTCCGCTGATTGTGGGGCTGCTGACCTTGGCATTGGTTGCCCTGGGAATGAGCCGGTTGTTGGCACGGCGGCGCAAATCTGTCGGTGAGCCCGCGCCGGAGGCAACGGCCGATACCCCGCCACCGGCACCAGAGCCGATCGCTGCGGCGCCTGCTGCAATGCCTGCTGCAGAGGCTTTGGCGGATCACGATGATGATCTGGACAATTTCACCAAAACCGTGCTGCTGGATGCCAACGCGCTGAATCAGCCTGCTCCGTCCGAAACGGGCGATCTGCCCGCAGCGCCGCCGCCGGAGACTGATCTGACCGATCAGTTTGCGATGCAGACGGTGGAATTGGACCTGAATGACAACGATCCGTTGTCCGAGGCGGATTTTCACATCGCCTATGGCTTGTTCGACGAAGCCGCACGGATTCTGGAAGAAGGCATTGCCCGTCAGCCCAAGCGGATGGAGCTGCGCACCAAGCTGGCCGAGGCCTATTTTGCGGGCGGCAAAGCCGAGGAATTCGAGCGGCTGGCCGCCGTGCTCAGGCATGAAGCCTCTGCCGAGCAGTGGCAAAAGATCGTCGAGATGGGGCGCCGGATTGCACCGCAGTCGGCATTGTTTGCAGACCTGCCGACGCTGGATGGTGACGCTGTACCGGATGCGGATGCGTCCGCGATCGAGACACCACCCGCGCCCAGCCCGGAGCCGCAGGCTTCATTCCAGGCGGCGCTGCAAGCCGAGCTTCAGGCGCAGCCGCAAGCGCAGGGTTCGGTGTTGTCAGAACCGCCTGCATCGGCAGCGCCTGAAAAGGCTACGCCTGCGGGCGAGCCCATGCTGGACTTTGACCTCAGCGACTTTGAGGTGCCGACCGTCGAGGCGCCTGATGCCCTGTCACTCAAGAGCGACTTGCATTCGGATCATGCGCTGGACTTTGACTTGAGTGATTTTGATCTGAGCGCGCCGAGTGCCACGCCAGAGGCTGCGGTTGTGCACGATGACGGTGCCACGGTGGATTTGGATCTGTCGGACTTTGATCTGACGCCGCCGCACCCCCCCGAGGCCGAGCGTCCCGATCACGATCGCCTGCAATGGCAGGATGAGCCCGCGCTGGAGCTGCCGTCTGCCGACGCCCCTGCGACGGGTCTGGATACGGCTGGTCTGGATACGGCCGGTCTGGATGATCTTTCGCTTGAGCCGTCGCCGGAGATGGCCACGGACGCTGCGGCGCCGACCCTGTCGCTGGACGATATTGACCTTGATGCGCTATCGGTTGCCCCGGAACTGGCGGATGTCGATGCCGCTGCGGTGCCTGCGTCCGACGCCGCAGCCCTGAGCCTCGACGATGTGGATCTGGATGCGCTGGATCCCGGGTTTTCTGCGGGAGCCTCGGGTGACAGCGCCGAAGCCGAAACCAAGCTGGAGCTGGCGCGCGCGTATGTGGATATGGGGGATGCCGAAATGGCACGCTCGCTATTGGATGAAGTCATCATTCAGGGCAACGATCAGCAACGTGCCAGCGCGCGCGGGCTGATTGCTCAACTGGGCTGA
- the prpF gene encoding 2-methylaconitate cis-trans isomerase PrpF, which yields MSTAPQMKIPATYLRGGTSKGVFFKLDDLPEACRQPGAARDKLFMRVIGSPDPYAAHIDGMGGATSSTSKCVILSKSSVPDHDVDYLYGQISIDKAFVDWSGNCGNLSTGAGAFAIHAGLIDPARVPQNGTCVVRIWQANIKKTIIAHVPISNGQVQETGDFELDGVTFPAAEIVLEFMDPSDESDGAMFPTGHLVDDLEVPGVGTFKATMITAGIPTVFVNAQDIGYTGTELRENINSDAAALKRFEQIRIAGALKMGLIKTPEEAATRQHTPKIAFVSTPKSYTASSGKQIKAEDVDLLVRALSMGKLHHAMMGTCAVAIGTAAAIPGTLVNLAAGGGARDAVRFGHPSGTLRVGAQAVQENGQWIAKKAVMSRSARILMEGCVRVPSDTF from the coding sequence ATGAGCACTGCACCGCAAATGAAAATCCCTGCCACCTATTTGCGTGGCGGCACTTCCAAAGGCGTTTTTTTCAAGCTGGACGATTTACCCGAGGCCTGCCGCCAGCCCGGTGCGGCGCGCGATAAATTGTTCATGCGCGTGATTGGCTCGCCCGATCCGTATGCCGCCCATATCGACGGCATGGGCGGCGCCACGTCCAGCACCTCCAAGTGTGTGATTTTGTCCAAGAGCAGCGTGCCCGATCACGATGTGGATTACCTGTATGGGCAAATCTCCATTGACAAAGCCTTTGTGGACTGGAGCGGCAACTGCGGCAACCTGTCCACCGGCGCCGGTGCGTTTGCGATTCATGCCGGATTGATAGACCCCGCGCGCGTTCCACAAAACGGCACCTGTGTGGTGCGCATCTGGCAGGCCAACATCAAAAAAACCATCATCGCGCATGTGCCGATCAGCAACGGGCAAGTACAGGAAACCGGCGATTTTGAACTCGACGGCGTGACCTTTCCGGCGGCAGAAATCGTGCTGGAGTTCATGGACCCGTCCGATGAAAGCGATGGGGCGATGTTCCCCACCGGTCATCTGGTCGATGATCTTGAAGTCCCCGGCGTCGGCACATTCAAGGCCACCATGATCACCGCCGGGATTCCCACCGTGTTTGTCAACGCGCAGGACATTGGCTACACCGGCACCGAACTGCGCGAAAACATCAACAGCGATGCCGCTGCACTCAAGCGTTTTGAGCAGATCCGCATTGCCGGTGCGCTGAAAATGGGTTTGATCAAAACCCCGGAAGAAGCCGCCACGCGCCAGCACACGCCCAAAATTGCCTTTGTTTCGACGCCCAAGAGCTATACCGCTTCCAGTGGTAAGCAGATCAAAGCTGAAGATGTGGACTTGCTGGTGCGCGCGCTGTCGATGGGCAAACTGCACCACGCGATGATGGGCACCTGTGCGGTGGCCATCGGCACGGCGGCGGCGATTCCCGGCACGCTGGTCAATCTTGCGGCTGGCGGCGGCGCGCGCGATGCCGTGCGCTTTGGTCATCCGTCCGGCACCTTGCGCGTGGGCGCGCAGGCGGTGCAGGAAAACGGCCAGTGGATTGCCAAAAAAGCCGTGATGTCCCGCAGCGCGCGCATTTTGATGGAAGGCTGCGTGCGCGTGCCGAGCGATACGTTCTAA
- the bamB gene encoding outer membrane protein assembly factor BamB, which produces MQRLTVLVLVALLAACSSKAKLREPTPLQDVVNPQLNIKTAWTVQAGEGSGKYYTALRPAVSGDGVFTADINGVVQAFDPASGKRLWRVKTNARIVSGPTLAANTVLMGTMDGEIIALKRTDGAPYWRAQMPSEALAAPSGDGTLVIARSSDGQVQALSAVSGQRVWSFDRTVPNLTLRGLGKALIDDNIVYIGMDNGRVAALHMRDGQPMWEQLITVPGGRNELERLNDVDGAMLLDGADLFVASFGGEVVRADRNTGQVQWRHAVKSFTGPVRAGDVIVVSDEAGVVWGLDRYTGAATWRNEDLKYRRLSGAQVFEGHVVVGDYQGYLHWLDPKDGRLVARNRVGSKPIRATPVVADGRLYIENQQGKVAALTVH; this is translated from the coding sequence ATGCAGCGGCTGACGGTTCTGGTATTGGTGGCGCTGCTTGCTGCGTGTTCCAGCAAGGCCAAGCTGCGTGAGCCCACGCCGTTGCAGGATGTGGTCAATCCGCAGCTCAACATCAAGACCGCATGGACAGTGCAGGCCGGTGAGGGCAGTGGCAAGTACTACACCGCGCTGCGTCCGGCGGTGTCTGGCGATGGCGTGTTTACTGCCGATATCAACGGGGTCGTGCAGGCATTTGATCCTGCCAGCGGCAAGCGTCTGTGGCGGGTCAAAACCAACGCGCGGATCGTTTCCGGGCCGACGCTGGCCGCCAATACGGTGCTGATGGGCACGATGGACGGTGAGATCATCGCGCTCAAGCGCACTGACGGTGCGCCCTACTGGCGTGCACAGATGCCCAGCGAGGCGCTGGCGGCGCCCAGCGGTGATGGCACGCTGGTGATTGCACGCAGCAGTGATGGTCAGGTGCAGGCGCTGTCGGCGGTCAGCGGCCAGCGCGTGTGGTCGTTCGACCGCACCGTTCCCAATCTGACTCTGCGAGGATTGGGCAAGGCGCTGATCGACGACAACATCGTTTATATCGGCATGGATAACGGCCGCGTCGCTGCACTGCATATGCGCGATGGTCAGCCGATGTGGGAGCAGTTGATCACCGTGCCCGGCGGACGTAATGAGTTGGAGCGTCTGAATGATGTGGATGGCGCGATGCTGCTCGATGGCGCCGACTTGTTCGTTGCCAGCTTCGGTGGCGAAGTGGTGCGCGCCGATCGCAATACCGGACAGGTCCAGTGGCGCCATGCCGTGAAAAGTTTTACCGGCCCGGTGCGCGCAGGCGACGTGATCGTGGTCAGCGATGAAGCCGGTGTGGTCTGGGGGCTGGATCGTTATACCGGTGCGGCCACCTGGCGCAATGAGGATTTGAAATATCGGCGCTTGTCTGGCGCACAGGTGTTTGAAGGACACGTTGTGGTCGGAGACTATCAAGGCTATCTGCACTGGCTCGACCCCAAGGATGGCCGTCTGGTCGCGCGCAATCGTGTCGGCTCCAAGCCGATTCGCGCCACCCCGGTGGTGGCCGATGGGCGCCTGTATATTGAAAACCAGCAGGGCAAGGTTGCGGCACTGACCGTGCATTGA
- a CDS encoding response regulator encodes MSEELKPVVLCVDDEPQVLSGLTLLLRRQFEVLSADSGSKALTILDARRDVQVIISDMRMPGMDGAAFLKQARAKLPDAQRILLTGHADLDSAVTAINEGQIFRFLIKPCPQEMLLETLQAALTQYRLINAERILLGDTLNGTIKVLVDVLAMASPKVFGYASRIKQLAGELAQRILPQYRWALEMTAMLSPLGAISLPDEVVDKAYGGQPLGLGEKRMVEKAAMLTESLLAHIPRLDLTRAILARLQDENASMAPFQLSKEEATSVVRHGADILRVALDFDELDASAYSPIEILGKLKARPGRYDPSVLLALEDVCNQGYVGREVHSVSLANLRPGMIIVADVKATNGTLLIARGFEVTASLLQRLNNLRPGTVVEPIRVRGGMDLN; translated from the coding sequence ATGAGTGAAGAATTGAAGCCGGTTGTACTGTGTGTCGATGACGAGCCCCAGGTTCTGTCAGGATTGACGCTGTTGCTGCGGCGGCAATTCGAGGTGCTTTCGGCAGATTCCGGCAGCAAGGCACTGACGATTCTGGATGCCCGGCGTGATGTTCAGGTCATCATTTCCGATATGCGGATGCCGGGCATGGACGGGGCTGCGTTTCTCAAGCAGGCGCGCGCCAAACTGCCCGACGCCCAGCGGATTTTGCTGACCGGCCATGCCGATCTGGATTCGGCTGTCACCGCCATCAATGAAGGACAGATTTTTCGCTTTCTGATCAAACCGTGTCCGCAGGAGATGCTGCTGGAAACCCTGCAGGCAGCACTGACCCAGTACCGGCTGATCAATGCCGAGCGCATTTTGCTGGGCGATACGCTCAACGGCACCATCAAGGTTTTAGTCGATGTGCTGGCGATGGCCAGTCCCAAAGTGTTCGGTTACGCCTCACGGATCAAGCAACTGGCCGGTGAACTGGCGCAACGGATTTTGCCGCAGTACCGCTGGGCGCTGGAAATGACAGCGATGCTCTCGCCGCTGGGGGCAATCTCGCTGCCGGATGAAGTGGTCGATAAGGCCTATGGTGGCCAGCCGCTGGGGCTGGGCGAAAAGCGCATGGTCGAAAAGGCCGCAATGCTGACCGAATCGCTGCTTGCACACATCCCGCGTCTGGATCTGACGCGCGCAATCCTCGCACGGTTGCAGGACGAAAACGCGTCGATGGCACCGTTTCAACTGAGCAAGGAGGAGGCCACATCGGTGGTTCGCCACGGTGCAGACATTCTCCGAGTTGCCCTCGATTTTGATGAACTGGATGCATCGGCCTACAGCCCCATCGAGATTCTCGGCAAATTGAAAGCGCGCCCTGGCCGTTATGATCCTTCCGTGCTGCTGGCACTCGAAGATGTCTGCAATCAAGGCTATGTCGGGCGTGAAGTGCATTCAGTGTCACTGGCCAATCTGCGACCCGGCATGATCATCGTTGCAGACGTCAAGGCGACCAACGGCACCTTGCTGATCGCACGCGGCTTTGAAGTCACGGCAAGCCTGTTGCAACGGCTCAACAACTTGCGTCCCGGCACAGTGGTCGAGCCGATCCGGGTACGCGGCGGCATGGACCTGAATTGA
- a CDS encoding Asd/ArgC dimerization domain-containing protein, which yields MEQRFDIAIIGADTPIASALLELLAERRLPLGELSVLVVDPDAAQSVEFMGQAQPLDNAREFNFAQVQLAFLAGDDQPLRSEAQRAADAGCVVIDATGAAWPEAAIPRVIAAVNPTALEGFNECGIVASAERVLVPLLRALAPLHRRHPLQALHVTVQVPVSDSGLPAFQDLAQETTALLNARYITRRHFAQQIAFNTHGQIGDAGADGLTARERQALTDARALLGQPELPMAITLVQSGIFYGYAMQVECRAQGLDVAAARALLGGIEGVEMIESSAAAECPSPVTDATASLAVRVARLRRGAHPDSVAFWLTADNLRVAAAENAIHCAAILIRQHL from the coding sequence ATGGAACAACGTTTTGATATCGCCATCATCGGCGCAGACACCCCGATTGCAAGCGCCTTGCTGGAGCTGCTGGCCGAGCGGCGTCTGCCGTTGGGGGAACTCAGCGTGCTGGTGGTCGATCCCGATGCTGCACAAAGTGTGGAGTTCATGGGGCAGGCGCAGCCGCTGGACAATGCACGCGAATTCAACTTTGCCCAGGTTCAGCTGGCCTTTCTGGCCGGAGATGATCAGCCGCTGCGAAGCGAGGCACAACGCGCGGCAGACGCCGGATGCGTGGTCATCGACGCTACCGGCGCGGCGTGGCCGGAGGCTGCGATCCCGCGGGTGATTGCTGCGGTCAACCCCACTGCGCTGGAGGGGTTCAACGAGTGCGGCATCGTTGCCAGCGCCGAGCGCGTACTGGTGCCTTTGCTGCGCGCGCTGGCGCCGTTGCATCGGCGCCATCCATTGCAGGCACTGCATGTCACCGTGCAGGTGCCGGTCTCTGACAGTGGCCTGCCGGCATTTCAGGATCTGGCGCAGGAAACCACCGCGCTGCTCAATGCCCGCTACATCACGCGCCGGCATTTTGCGCAGCAGATTGCCTTCAATACCCACGGCCAGATCGGTGATGCCGGTGCCGATGGCCTGACCGCGCGCGAACGCCAGGCGCTGACCGACGCGCGCGCGCTGCTTGGACAACCTGAGCTGCCCATGGCGATCACCCTGGTTCAGAGCGGGATTTTTTATGGCTATGCGATGCAGGTGGAATGCCGCGCCCAGGGGCTGGATGTGGCTGCCGCGCGCGCGCTGCTGGGGGGTATCGAAGGCGTTGAGATGATCGAGTCATCGGCGGCTGCCGAATGTCCTTCGCCGGTGACCGATGCCACCGCCAGTCTCGCTGTGCGGGTCGCGCGCCTGCGTCGGGGCGCGCATCCCGACAGTGTCGCATTCTGGTTGACGGCCGATAATCTGCGCGTGGCGGCAGCGGAGAATGCCATCCACTGCGCAGCAATCCTGATTCGTCAGCATTTATAG
- a CDS encoding sensor histidine kinase — protein sequence MRLDARRSPPMYALIVGVLLLLLLLMAGAAATWLSYRDVHAMVAQELELRFLSGQLLAQREQLSKTARLAVETGQTQWIDAYRRAEPAYVNTLRRVVSVASDGSIQRSPLWAAGAAATQAEQAAFVLLRQGRHDAALAMLSDPQYQGLLQQVETSLADLSQQLLQQGRQRLRLQQQQVAIVGVLGLALLLALAAAWLWISGMVRQYLQIVADADAQLAESNRTLDARVQSRTEALQKLNSQLRDEMEQRSKVEIELRQAQKLEAIGRLAAGVAHEINTPIQFASDNCFFLKQSVEDVCGLVEGVDADIRQAASGVLPVTQLSERFLRARKQADWDFLAEQMPQSVAHALDGLKRVATIVRSLKEYAHPGKGQRKMADINHILTSTLTIANSELKSVAQVSVELGEVPMVACYASELSQVILNLLVNAGHAIAARSDEQAEPGQITLRTGVTGDDVWIAIQDNGCGIPDTIRERIFDPFFTTKEVGKGTGQGLALARAIIVDQHQGQLELDSVVGRGSTFTIRLPQVVASPVAAAVLN from the coding sequence ATGCGGCTCGATGCGCGGCGTTCGCCGCCAATGTATGCGTTGATCGTTGGCGTGCTGCTGCTGTTGCTGTTGCTGATGGCGGGTGCAGCGGCCACCTGGCTGAGCTATCGCGATGTGCATGCGATGGTGGCGCAGGAACTGGAGTTGCGCTTTTTGAGCGGACAATTGCTGGCGCAGCGTGAACAGCTTTCAAAAACGGCCCGGCTTGCCGTTGAAACCGGCCAGACACAATGGATCGATGCGTATCGGCGCGCAGAGCCGGCCTATGTCAACACCTTGCGCCGGGTGGTGAGCGTTGCCAGTGATGGTTCGATCCAGCGCTCGCCGCTGTGGGCGGCGGGCGCTGCTGCGACGCAGGCTGAACAGGCCGCGTTTGTGCTGCTCAGGCAGGGACGCCACGACGCCGCGCTGGCAATGCTCAGCGATCCCCAATATCAAGGCTTGTTGCAGCAGGTCGAGACCTCGCTGGCGGATTTGAGCCAGCAGTTGCTGCAACAAGGCCGGCAGCGGCTGCGCTTGCAGCAGCAGCAAGTGGCCATCGTCGGCGTGTTGGGACTGGCGCTGCTGCTGGCACTGGCGGCGGCATGGCTGTGGATCAGCGGCATGGTGCGGCAATATCTTCAGATCGTTGCTGATGCCGATGCCCAGCTTGCCGAGAGCAACCGCACGCTGGATGCGCGCGTGCAGTCGCGCACCGAGGCGCTGCAAAAACTCAACAGCCAATTGCGTGATGAAATGGAGCAGCGCAGCAAGGTCGAAATCGAACTGCGCCAGGCTCAGAAACTGGAGGCGATCGGCCGTCTGGCGGCCGGCGTGGCGCATGAGATCAACACTCCGATCCAGTTTGCCAGTGACAATTGTTTTTTCCTCAAGCAGAGCGTCGAAGATGTTTGTGGTCTGGTCGAGGGGGTTGATGCCGATATCCGGCAGGCGGCTTCCGGTGTGCTGCCGGTGACGCAGTTGTCCGAACGGTTCCTGCGCGCGCGCAAACAGGCCGACTGGGACTTTCTGGCCGAGCAGATGCCGCAATCGGTGGCGCATGCGCTGGACGGACTCAAGCGGGTGGCGACGATTGTGCGATCTTTGAAGGAATATGCGCATCCGGGTAAAGGTCAGCGCAAAATGGCCGATATCAACCATATTCTCACCAGCACCCTGACCATTGCCAACAGTGAACTCAAATCTGTGGCACAGGTCAGTGTTGAGCTGGGAGAGGTGCCAATGGTGGCTTGCTATGCCAGTGAGCTGAGTCAGGTGATTCTCAATTTGCTGGTCAACGCCGGTCACGCAATTGCGGCGCGCAGTGACGAGCAGGCCGAGCCGGGGCAGATTACCCTGCGAACCGGCGTTACCGGGGATGATGTGTGGATTGCCATCCAGGACAATGGCTGCGGAATTCCGGATACGATCCGCGAACGGATTTTTGATCCCTTTTTCACCACCAAGGAGGTGGGCAAGGGAACCGGTCAGGGACTGGCGCTGGCGCGTGCGATCATCGTCGATCAGCACCAGGGGCAATTGGAACTGGACTCGGTGGTGGGACGGGGCAGTACGTTTACGATCCGCTTGCCGCAGGTCGTGGCGTCACCGGTTGCCGCGGCTGTTTTGAATTGA